One window of Burkholderia cepacia GG4 genomic DNA carries:
- a CDS encoding phosphatase PAP2 family protein, with protein sequence MWSEISNIGDAALTLPVALTCAVWLALSNWRLAVRWIVLLAAGMSLVGATKILYAGCGVEIPQFDFRVISGHTMLSTSVWTVTLSMLWQAFRPGKAPGVAAGLAVGAVTAVARVFDHSHTTPEVVVGWLLGALVALVFLHAYDRARKRAFSPRIAAVCLLLVSGIAYGHRAPFQQMIDTHSPQFCAFVRGSGDGF encoded by the coding sequence ATGTGGAGTGAAATCAGCAACATCGGCGATGCCGCGCTGACCCTGCCGGTCGCACTGACGTGCGCGGTCTGGCTCGCGCTGTCCAACTGGCGGCTCGCGGTGCGCTGGATCGTGCTGCTCGCGGCCGGCATGAGCCTGGTCGGGGCCACCAAGATCCTCTACGCGGGCTGCGGCGTCGAGATCCCGCAGTTCGATTTTCGCGTGATCAGCGGCCATACGATGCTGTCGACGTCCGTGTGGACGGTCACGCTGTCGATGCTGTGGCAGGCATTCCGCCCGGGGAAGGCGCCGGGCGTGGCGGCCGGTCTCGCCGTCGGCGCGGTGACGGCCGTCGCGCGGGTGTTCGACCATTCGCACACGACTCCGGAAGTCGTCGTCGGCTGGCTGCTCGGCGCGCTGGTCGCGCTGGTGTTCCTGCACGCGTACGACCGCGCCCGCAAGCGCGCGTTCTCGCCGCGCATCGCGGCCGTCTGCCTGCTTCTCGTGTCCGGCATCGCATACGGGCATCGCGCGCCGTTCCAGCAGATGATCGACACGCATTCCCCGCAGTTCTGCGCGTTCGTGCGCGGGTCCGGCGACGGATTCTG
- a CDS encoding Nramp family divalent metal transporter, which yields MPLLPTTATAPFCPSEVKGSIRIDAGASRWLKLKRFFGPGLLVAIGYMDPGNWATDIQAGSQFGYSLLWVVAFSSLAAIFLQMLAARLGLVAGKDLAQASYDRYGRFGRVVQWVTAEVSIIACDIAEVLGCALAFKLLLGVPLAWGIVLTALDTVIVLGLQGKGVRQIEAIVLGLIATMAFCFVAQVAITPPDWHAVAKGLMPGDPGHDRKDAIVLALGIVGATIMPHNLYLHSSVVQTRQVVGGARGMVRDTLALVRIDTCVSLFVAMLVNAAILVVAGAAFHATGQHNVTDIEQAYRLITPIAGGAAALLFGIALLASGQSSTLTGTIAGQVIMDGFLHTKIPCYQRRLITRGLALVPALIGVLWLGEGSVGQLLVWSQVLLSLQLPFAMWPLIRSVSDRNMMGEHAIGRRMQLAAWTLFAAITGTNLLLITGVAG from the coding sequence ATGCCCCTGCTCCCCACCACCGCCACCGCCCCCTTCTGCCCGTCGGAAGTAAAGGGCAGCATCAGGATCGACGCCGGCGCGTCGCGCTGGCTGAAGCTCAAGCGCTTCTTCGGCCCGGGCCTGCTGGTCGCGATCGGCTATATGGATCCCGGCAACTGGGCCACCGACATCCAGGCGGGCTCGCAATTCGGCTATTCGCTGCTGTGGGTCGTCGCGTTCTCGAGCCTCGCCGCGATCTTCCTGCAAATGCTCGCCGCGCGGCTCGGCCTCGTCGCGGGCAAGGATCTCGCGCAGGCCAGCTACGACCGTTATGGCCGCTTCGGCCGCGTCGTGCAGTGGGTCACCGCCGAGGTGTCGATCATCGCGTGCGACATCGCCGAAGTGCTCGGCTGCGCGCTCGCGTTCAAGCTGCTGCTCGGCGTGCCGCTCGCGTGGGGGATCGTGCTGACCGCGCTCGACACGGTGATCGTCCTCGGGCTGCAGGGCAAGGGCGTCCGGCAGATCGAGGCGATCGTGCTCGGGCTGATCGCGACGATGGCGTTCTGCTTCGTCGCGCAGGTCGCGATCACGCCGCCCGACTGGCACGCGGTCGCGAAGGGGCTCATGCCGGGCGATCCGGGCCATGACCGCAAGGACGCGATCGTGCTCGCGCTCGGCATCGTCGGCGCGACGATCATGCCGCACAACCTGTATCTGCATTCGTCGGTCGTGCAGACGCGGCAGGTCGTCGGCGGCGCGCGCGGCATGGTCCGCGACACGCTCGCGCTGGTGCGCATCGATACCTGCGTGTCGCTGTTCGTCGCGATGCTCGTCAATGCGGCGATCCTGGTCGTCGCGGGGGCCGCGTTCCATGCGACCGGCCAGCACAACGTCACCGACATCGAACAGGCGTACCGGCTGATCACGCCGATCGCCGGCGGCGCGGCCGCGCTGCTGTTCGGGATCGCGCTGCTCGCGTCGGGGCAAAGCTCGACGCTGACCGGCACGATCGCCGGCCAGGTGATCATGGACGGCTTCCTGCACACGAAGATCCCGTGCTACCAGCGCCGGCTGATCACGCGCGGGCTGGCGCTGGTGCCGGCGCTGATCGGCGTGCTGTGGCTCGGCGAAGGCTCGGTCGGGCAACTGCTCGTCTGGAGCCAGGTGCTGCTGAGCCTGCAGCTGCCGTTCGCGATGTGGCCGCTGATCCGGTCGGTCAGCGATCGCAACATGATGGGCGAGCACGCGATCGGCCGCAGGATGCAGCTGGCCGCGTGGACGCTGTTCGCCGCCATCACCGGCACGAACCTGCTGCTGATCACGGGTGTCGCGGGCTGA
- a CDS encoding helix-turn-helix domain-containing protein, protein MAQAARLGEAFNLANRLHAFSADYQLKYVSESGGLLQSSSGVQIAADPLGDEHSHRALAFFHLHGERASINWNDALRRRLGDIRRHARWIVDAMDLSALAASQRPSDANHARPDRARRAAVTVELQAAEADVFAAVLDMFRADLGDSAAQEIASNLLRPVEQRYAQSMWAFRELSASPSIRMSAQRLRAQSANRISIAEAAQTAAMSERNFLRRFKKEIGVTPTEFVQHVRLERACHMLIHTTLPADKVARRTGFGSGERLAKLFRQRLLMSPTEFRVAERERILTNGAGSPDPQAAPRPAKADGERASRGVRTEAREKMGRMTVKSPCRDHDPRFPCPCSPPPPPPPSARRK, encoded by the coding sequence TTGGCCCAGGCCGCGCGTCTCGGCGAGGCCTTCAACCTGGCGAATCGCCTGCACGCGTTCAGTGCCGATTACCAGCTGAAGTACGTATCCGAAAGTGGGGGATTGCTGCAGTCGTCGTCCGGTGTCCAGATCGCCGCCGATCCGCTCGGCGACGAGCACAGCCATCGTGCACTCGCGTTCTTTCATCTTCACGGTGAGCGCGCATCGATCAACTGGAACGATGCGTTGCGGCGCCGCTTGGGCGACATCCGCCGGCATGCGCGCTGGATCGTCGATGCGATGGACCTGTCGGCGCTCGCGGCATCGCAGCGGCCATCGGACGCGAATCACGCGCGCCCGGATCGCGCACGCCGCGCGGCGGTAACGGTCGAATTGCAGGCCGCCGAAGCGGACGTGTTCGCTGCCGTGCTCGACATGTTCCGCGCCGATCTCGGCGACAGCGCCGCGCAGGAGATCGCCAGCAACCTGCTGCGGCCGGTCGAGCAACGCTATGCACAGTCGATGTGGGCGTTCCGCGAACTGAGCGCGAGCCCGTCGATCCGGATGTCGGCGCAGCGGTTGCGCGCGCAGAGCGCGAACCGGATCTCGATCGCCGAGGCCGCGCAGACGGCCGCGATGAGCGAGCGCAATTTCCTGCGGCGCTTCAAGAAGGAAATCGGCGTGACGCCGACCGAGTTCGTGCAGCACGTGCGGCTCGAGCGCGCCTGCCACATGCTGATCCACACGACGCTGCCGGCCGACAAGGTCGCGCGGCGCACGGGCTTCGGCAGCGGCGAGCGTCTGGCGAAGCTGTTTCGGCAGCGCCTGCTGATGTCGCCGACCGAATTTCGCGTCGCCGAGCGCGAGCGGATCCTGACGAACGGCGCGGGGTCGCCCGATCCGCAGGCCGCGCCGCGGCCGGCGAAAGCCGACGGCGAGCGGGCCAGCCGGGGCGTGCGCACCGAGGCACGGGAGAAAATGGGACGGATGACCGTAAAATCACCGTGTCGCGATCACGATCCCCGGTTTCCATGCCCCTGCTCCCCACCACCGCCACCGCCCCCTTCTGCCCGTCGGAAGTAA
- a CDS encoding LysR family transcriptional regulator translates to MPADHRLDLNLFRVLDAVYVHGGIGAAARALHLTQPAVTHALNRLRAHFDDPLFVRQGNRVVPTERTRAIIADVQLHLAGLQRTARDPSAFDPATLDLSIAVGIRDVLESIALPQVVAAFADEAPGLRFVSRRVAVHDIERELASGNLDLAVDRRVQTGPRIATEHLLDDSLVVAMRLDHPLAGSPLRRSDYFAARHIAVSALGEPQSLDVLLGNDGRFRHIQLVCQHYFAACEIAAAGDLLLTLPRTYALRMAALLPIAVQPLPLRLKPFPLLAYWHESRETDRAHQWVRERVAALVRRSAGVAV, encoded by the coding sequence GTGCCCGCCGATCATCGTCTCGACCTGAATCTGTTCCGCGTGCTCGACGCCGTCTACGTGCACGGCGGCATCGGCGCGGCCGCCCGCGCGCTGCACCTGACGCAGCCTGCCGTCACGCACGCGCTGAACCGCTTGCGCGCGCATTTCGACGATCCGCTGTTCGTGCGCCAGGGCAACCGCGTCGTGCCGACCGAACGCACGCGCGCGATCATCGCGGACGTGCAGCTTCACCTCGCCGGCCTGCAACGCACCGCCCGCGACCCGTCGGCGTTCGATCCCGCCACGCTCGACCTGAGCATCGCGGTCGGCATTCGCGACGTGCTCGAATCGATCGCGCTGCCGCAGGTCGTCGCCGCGTTCGCCGACGAAGCGCCGGGCCTGCGCTTCGTGAGCCGGCGCGTCGCGGTGCACGACATCGAGCGCGAACTCGCGTCGGGCAATCTCGATCTGGCCGTCGATCGACGCGTACAAACCGGCCCGCGCATCGCGACCGAACACCTGCTCGACGATTCGCTCGTCGTCGCGATGCGGCTCGATCATCCGCTGGCGGGCAGTCCGCTTCGACGCAGTGACTATTTCGCCGCGCGGCATATCGCCGTGTCGGCGCTCGGCGAACCACAGTCGCTCGATGTCCTGCTCGGCAACGACGGGCGCTTCCGGCACATCCAGCTCGTCTGCCAGCATTACTTCGCCGCGTGCGAGATCGCCGCGGCGGGCGACCTGCTGCTCACGCTGCCGCGCACGTATGCGCTGCGAATGGCCGCGCTGCTGCCGATCGCGGTGCAGCCGCTGCCGCTGCGGCTCAAGCCGTTTCCGCTGCTCGCGTACTGGCACGAATCGCGCGAGACCGATCGGGCGCACCAGTGGGTGCGCGAACGCGTCGCCGCGCTCGTGCGGCGCAGTGCCGGCGTCGCCGTCTGA
- a CDS encoding OsmC family protein: protein MSLIHAAATLAADAPNYVVQLQAGTHALTGDEAPREGGQGLGPAPFDFVLAGLAQCTAATLRMYMQRKTWPAVRIDVRTELHADREGQQYVRRVVTLDGPLDDAQRQRLAEICEKTPVTQFIKRGTRIETTLN from the coding sequence ATGTCGCTCATCCACGCTGCCGCCACCCTCGCCGCCGACGCGCCGAACTACGTCGTCCAGCTGCAGGCCGGCACGCACGCGCTGACCGGCGACGAAGCACCGCGCGAAGGCGGACAGGGCCTCGGCCCGGCCCCGTTCGACTTCGTGCTCGCCGGCCTCGCGCAATGCACGGCCGCGACGCTGCGCATGTACATGCAGCGCAAGACGTGGCCGGCCGTGCGCATCGACGTGCGCACCGAGCTGCATGCCGATCGCGAAGGGCAGCAATACGTGCGTCGCGTCGTGACGCTCGACGGCCCGCTCGACGACGCGCAGCGCCAGCGTCTCGCGGAAATCTGCGAAAAGACGCCAGTCACGCAGTTCATCAAGCGCGGCACGCGCATCGAAACGACGTTGAACTGA
- a CDS encoding Dyp-type peroxidase, with protein sequence MSDVQQGILAPIDTAARYLTFKMSSDGNVAAALTALRELVDGHDTVAGFGQALAAHLGRPVPGLTEYPAFAVNDRALPVTPADVWIWLRGDDRGEIVLRARAIERALAPAFALQDAVDGFRYSTDRDLSGYEDGTENPTGDDAAAAAIVTGQGAGLDGSSFVAVQQWLHDFDQMERIASGDMDHIIGRRRSDNEELDDAPEFAHVKRTAQESFEPEAFMLRRSSPWSDARRAGLYFVAFGCSFRAFDVQMRRMSGADDGIVDGLFRFTRPLTGAYFWCPPVKDGKLDLSALGL encoded by the coding sequence ATGAGCGACGTTCAGCAAGGCATCCTGGCTCCGATCGACACGGCGGCCCGATACCTCACTTTCAAGATGTCGAGCGACGGCAATGTCGCGGCGGCGCTGACGGCATTGCGCGAGCTCGTCGACGGCCACGACACGGTCGCCGGTTTTGGCCAGGCGCTGGCCGCGCACCTCGGGCGCCCGGTTCCGGGCCTCACCGAATACCCGGCGTTCGCGGTGAACGACCGCGCGCTGCCGGTGACGCCGGCCGACGTGTGGATCTGGCTGCGCGGCGACGATCGCGGCGAAATCGTGCTGCGCGCGCGGGCGATCGAGCGCGCGTTGGCACCGGCGTTCGCGCTGCAGGATGCGGTCGACGGGTTCCGCTATTCGACCGATCGCGACCTGTCCGGTTACGAGGACGGCACCGAAAACCCGACCGGCGACGACGCGGCGGCCGCGGCGATCGTCACGGGGCAGGGCGCGGGGCTCGACGGCTCGAGCTTCGTCGCGGTTCAGCAATGGCTGCACGACTTCGACCAGATGGAGCGCATCGCGTCGGGCGACATGGATCACATCATCGGCCGTCGCCGCTCGGACAACGAGGAGCTCGACGACGCACCGGAGTTCGCGCACGTGAAGCGCACCGCGCAGGAAAGCTTCGAGCCGGAGGCATTCATGCTGCGCCGTTCGTCGCCGTGGTCCGATGCACGCCGCGCGGGGCTCTACTTCGTCGCGTTCGGCTGCTCGTTCCGTGCGTTCGACGTGCAGATGCGCCGGATGAGCGGGGCGGACGACGGCATCGTCGATGGCCTGTTCCGCTTCACGCGGCCGCTGACGGGCGCGTATTTCTGGTGCCCGCCGGTGAAGGACGGCAAGCTGGATCTCTCCGCGCTCGGGCTGTAA
- a CDS encoding ABC transporter ATP-binding protein: MTRKTTHLGGQAFQAVFGFTFRYWRKQPVRIATIAGLALLAALADVLTPLFAGRLVDALSTGLTDRAAAWHSAVTAFGTLAVLGIGATLLRQGVYLNIITLTLKMMSEIAAASFHRVQRFSTDWHANSFAGSTVRKITRGIWALDLLNDTVLIALLPSVTMLVGATVLLGTHWPVMGLVVGAGSLLYISVTVAVSLGIVAPAARLGNLWDTRMGGALADAVSCNAVVKAFGAETREEARLARVIGKWRQRTRRTWVRGTFNGGLQGAMLVAMQAAMIGVALRLWVNNEASVGDIAFSLTMFFMLQGYLRDVGMHIRNLQRSVNDMEELVALERQPLGIDDRPDAPAIRIGQGEIRFEHVTFRYGNHPVPLYDDFSMRIAPGERVGLVGHSGSGKTTFIKLIQRLYDVSGGRITIDGQDIAQVQQDSLRSQIAIVQQEPVLFHRTLAENIAYARPDASRADIERAARLASAHDFIVALPDGYDTLVGERGIKLSGGERQRVAIARAFLADAPILILDEATSSLDSESEVLIQQAMERLMIGRTTLVVAHRLSTVRALDRLLVLDRGKVIEQGSHDALIRVDGGIYRRLFERQALELAKGLIDSPRPMADDDAGPLEEPAESDAGRS, encoded by the coding sequence ATGACCAGAAAAACCACCCATCTGGGCGGCCAGGCATTCCAGGCCGTCTTCGGCTTCACTTTCCGCTACTGGCGCAAGCAGCCGGTGCGCATCGCGACGATCGCGGGGCTGGCGCTGCTCGCCGCGCTTGCCGACGTGCTCACGCCGCTGTTCGCCGGGCGCCTCGTCGATGCGCTGTCGACCGGCCTGACCGACCGCGCCGCCGCGTGGCATTCGGCCGTCACCGCATTCGGCACGCTGGCCGTGCTCGGCATCGGCGCGACGCTGCTGCGGCAAGGCGTCTATCTGAACATCATCACGCTCACGCTGAAGATGATGAGCGAGATCGCCGCCGCGTCGTTCCATCGCGTGCAGCGCTTCTCGACCGACTGGCACGCGAACAGCTTCGCGGGTTCGACCGTGCGCAAGATCACGCGCGGGATCTGGGCGCTCGACCTGCTGAACGACACGGTGCTGATCGCCCTGCTGCCGTCGGTCACGATGCTGGTCGGCGCGACCGTGCTGCTCGGCACGCACTGGCCGGTGATGGGGCTCGTCGTCGGCGCGGGCTCGCTGCTGTACATCTCGGTGACGGTCGCCGTGTCGCTCGGCATCGTCGCGCCGGCCGCGCGGCTCGGCAACCTGTGGGACACGCGGATGGGCGGCGCGCTCGCGGACGCGGTGAGCTGCAACGCGGTCGTCAAGGCGTTCGGCGCGGAAACGCGCGAGGAAGCGCGGCTCGCGCGCGTGATCGGCAAGTGGCGTCAGCGCACGCGCCGCACGTGGGTGCGCGGCACATTCAACGGCGGGTTGCAGGGCGCGATGCTCGTCGCGATGCAGGCGGCGATGATCGGCGTCGCGTTGCGGCTGTGGGTGAACAATGAAGCGAGCGTCGGCGACATTGCGTTCTCGCTGACGATGTTCTTCATGCTGCAGGGCTACCTGCGCGACGTCGGCATGCACATCCGCAACCTGCAGCGTTCGGTCAACGACATGGAAGAACTCGTCGCGCTCGAGCGCCAGCCGCTCGGCATCGACGATCGCCCCGACGCGCCGGCGATCCGGATCGGCCAAGGCGAGATCCGTTTCGAGCACGTGACGTTCCGCTACGGCAACCATCCGGTACCGTTGTACGACGACTTCTCGATGCGCATCGCGCCCGGCGAACGCGTGGGCCTCGTCGGCCATTCCGGGTCGGGCAAGACGACGTTCATCAAGCTGATCCAGCGCCTGTACGACGTCTCGGGCGGCCGCATCACGATCGACGGCCAGGACATCGCGCAGGTGCAGCAGGATTCGCTGCGCAGCCAGATCGCGATCGTCCAGCAGGAGCCCGTGCTGTTCCACCGCACGCTTGCGGAGAACATCGCGTATGCGCGTCCGGACGCGAGCCGCGCCGACATCGAGCGCGCCGCGCGTCTCGCCAGCGCACACGACTTCATCGTCGCGCTGCCGGACGGCTATGACACGCTCGTCGGCGAACGCGGGATCAAGCTGTCGGGCGGCGAACGCCAGCGCGTCGCGATCGCGCGCGCGTTCCTCGCCGATGCGCCGATCCTGATCCTCGACGAAGCGACGTCGAGCCTCGACAGCGAAAGCGAGGTGCTGATCCAGCAGGCGATGGAACGGCTGATGATCGGCCGCACGACGCTCGTGGTCGCGCACCGGCTGTCGACGGTGCGTGCGCTCGACCGTCTGCTCGTGCTCGATCGCGGCAAGGTGATCGAGCAAGGCAGTCACGACGCGCTGATTCGCGTCGACGGCGGGATCTATCGCCGCTTGTTCGAGCGGCAGGCGCTGGAGCTGGCAAAGGGCTTGATCGATTCGCCGCGGCCCATGGCGGACGATGATGCCGGGCCGCTGGAGGAACCGGCGGAGTCTGATGCAGGCAGGTCGTGA
- a CDS encoding LysR substrate-binding domain-containing protein, with protein MPDSTHPPLVAARLSRTVSPTLGYDLNDLYYFVQVVDYGGFAPAGRELRLPKSRLSRRIAMLEQQLGVKLIHRSTRSFAMTEYGRAYYARCKTMLARVDAAQAVIESAHTQPCGTVRLSCPVALLHAHVGTILTAFAARYPDINIELVAMNRRTNVIRERLDLALHSDPEPWIAQDLVARTLGHSPQCLVAAATLCERLGQPRNPCELRSWPSLAFGLPAPDHVWSLTAPDGTLVAVRHAPRFVTTDLLTLRKAAVAGLGVAQLPAAMVRDQLDDGTLKRILPRWSPRRDVIHAVFSTRKGIPPAVRLLIDFIAQRFEALQDT; from the coding sequence ATGCCCGATAGCACTCACCCGCCGCTGGTCGCTGCCCGGCTTTCACGCACCGTCTCCCCGACGCTCGGCTACGATCTCAACGACCTCTACTATTTCGTGCAAGTCGTCGATTACGGCGGATTCGCACCGGCCGGGCGCGAACTGCGCCTGCCGAAATCGCGGCTGAGCCGGCGCATCGCCATGCTGGAACAGCAGCTGGGCGTCAAGCTCATCCACCGCTCCACCCGCTCGTTCGCGATGACGGAATACGGCCGTGCGTACTATGCGCGCTGCAAGACCATGCTCGCGAGAGTCGACGCTGCGCAAGCGGTGATCGAATCCGCCCATACGCAACCGTGCGGAACCGTTCGACTGTCGTGCCCCGTCGCCCTGCTCCATGCTCACGTGGGCACGATCCTGACCGCCTTCGCGGCCCGCTATCCCGACATCAACATCGAACTGGTCGCGATGAACCGCCGTACCAACGTCATCAGGGAACGGCTGGACCTCGCGCTCCACTCCGATCCGGAGCCGTGGATTGCCCAGGACCTCGTGGCCCGCACGCTGGGGCATTCCCCGCAGTGCCTGGTCGCGGCGGCCACGCTGTGCGAACGGCTGGGCCAGCCGCGCAATCCGTGCGAACTCCGGTCGTGGCCGAGCCTCGCCTTTGGCCTGCCGGCGCCCGATCACGTGTGGTCGCTCACTGCGCCCGACGGCACGCTGGTGGCGGTGCGCCATGCGCCGCGCTTCGTCACGACCGATTTGCTGACCCTGCGCAAGGCGGCCGTCGCCGGTCTCGGCGTCGCCCAGCTACCGGCCGCGATGGTGCGTGACCAGCTGGACGACGGCACGCTCAAGCGGATCCTGCCGCGCTGGTCGCCGCGTCGCGACGTGATTCACGCCGTGTTCTCGACGAGAAAGGGCATCCCGCCCGCGGTCCGACTGCTGATCGATTTCATCGCGCAACGCTTCGAGGCGCTGCAGGATACCTGA
- a CDS encoding LysR family transcriptional regulator: MQDLNDLYFFAQVVDHKGFAPASRVLGVPKSTLSRRIATLEQHLGVRLVQRSTRQFSVTEIGQHYYNHCKAMLVEAEAAQEAIEQMRAEPQGVVRLTCPVAMLHARIGAMLGEFMARNPRVTVHLEATNRVVDVIGEGIDIAIRVRPPPLKDSDLVMRVLGARTWCLVASPTLVQQHAIAAPAELSEWPSLDFGPPQPQHVWHLDGPDDARATVRHTPRFVTDDMIALREAAVAGAGVVQLPVMMVSDELHRGALIRVLPDWLPKGGIVHAVFPSRRGLLPSVRALLDFLADEFARIEES, encoded by the coding sequence ATGCAGGACCTCAACGATCTCTATTTTTTCGCGCAGGTGGTTGACCACAAGGGTTTCGCGCCGGCCAGCCGGGTGCTCGGCGTGCCGAAATCCACCTTGAGCCGACGGATCGCGACACTCGAGCAGCATCTCGGCGTGCGGCTCGTGCAGCGCTCCACTCGCCAGTTTTCGGTCACCGAGATCGGCCAGCATTACTACAACCACTGCAAGGCGATGCTCGTCGAGGCGGAGGCGGCGCAGGAGGCGATCGAGCAGATGCGCGCGGAACCGCAGGGCGTGGTTCGGCTGACCTGCCCGGTCGCGATGCTGCACGCCCGGATCGGCGCGATGCTGGGGGAATTCATGGCGCGCAACCCGCGCGTCACCGTGCATCTCGAGGCGACCAACCGGGTCGTCGACGTGATCGGTGAAGGGATCGACATCGCCATTCGCGTGCGTCCGCCGCCGCTGAAGGACAGCGATCTCGTGATGCGTGTGCTTGGCGCGCGCACCTGGTGCCTGGTCGCGAGTCCGACCCTCGTGCAGCAGCATGCGATCGCGGCGCCGGCCGAACTGTCCGAGTGGCCCAGCCTCGATTTCGGGCCGCCGCAACCGCAGCATGTCTGGCACCTCGACGGCCCCGATGACGCTCGGGCGACGGTGCGTCACACGCCGCGGTTCGTGACGGACGACATGATTGCGTTGCGTGAGGCTGCCGTGGCGGGGGCAGGCGTCGTTCAGCTGCCGGTGATGATGGTGAGCGACGAACTGCACCGCGGCGCGTTGATCCGGGTATTGCCCGACTGGTTGCCGAAAGGCGGGATCGTCCACGCGGTATTCCCGTCCCGCCGAGGCCTGCTGCCGTCGGTGCGCGCACTGCTGGATTTCCTGGCCGACGAGTTTGCGCGCATTGAGGAATCCTGA
- a CDS encoding LysR family transcriptional regulator, whose translation MKSLNHDDIQAFLLAVERHSISESARRLGLSKSVVSKRISDLERTLGVQLLTRSTRNVTPTESGLTFYRTASEAIRQLVDVAEAMAEQSHGLCGELRITSPVSLTRLWLGAAITQFAAAHPQLRVTLETDDRIVNLGAERFDVAIRSARLSDSTLVARRIAACERVVVCSPDYLATHGAPESIDRLLEHKCLNYSHAVPSATWSFVPPAGIGKPRTISPASAFLSNNVETLRDAATQGIGIAMLPRYIADESLRDGRLVRVLGAETPQDEIIHAVYPRSPFANRKLRLFIEHVRIALLDPLWPGIDGQDQPVDALTEDVL comes from the coding sequence ATGAAATCGCTGAACCATGACGACATCCAAGCTTTCCTGCTCGCCGTCGAGCGGCACAGCATTTCCGAGTCCGCACGCCGGCTGGGGTTGTCGAAATCCGTCGTCAGCAAACGTATCAGCGACCTGGAGCGCACGCTCGGCGTCCAGTTGTTGACGCGCTCCACGCGCAACGTCACGCCGACCGAATCCGGACTGACGTTCTACCGCACCGCATCGGAAGCGATCCGCCAGCTCGTCGACGTCGCCGAAGCGATGGCCGAGCAATCGCACGGATTGTGCGGCGAATTGCGCATCACGTCGCCGGTGAGCCTGACACGGCTCTGGCTCGGGGCCGCGATCACGCAATTCGCCGCCGCCCATCCGCAATTGCGCGTCACGCTCGAGACCGACGATCGCATCGTCAACCTCGGTGCCGAGCGGTTCGATGTCGCGATCCGCTCCGCGCGGCTTTCCGACAGCACGCTGGTCGCCCGCCGCATCGCCGCCTGCGAACGTGTGGTCGTATGCAGCCCGGACTATCTCGCCACGCACGGCGCACCGGAGTCGATCGACCGGCTGCTCGAACACAAGTGCCTGAACTACAGCCATGCTGTGCCGTCCGCCACCTGGTCCTTCGTCCCGCCGGCCGGCATCGGCAAGCCGCGGACGATCAGCCCCGCAAGCGCTTTCCTGTCCAACAACGTCGAGACGCTGCGCGACGCGGCGACACAAGGTATCGGCATCGCGATGCTGCCGCGCTACATCGCGGACGAAAGCCTGCGCGACGGCCGGCTCGTGCGCGTGCTCGGGGCGGAAACGCCCCAGGACGAGATCATCCATGCCGTTTACCCGCGCAGCCCGTTCGCGAATCGCAAGCTCAGACTGTTCATCGAGCATGTCCGTATCGCTTTGCTCGATCCGCTGTGGCCGGGTATCGACGGCCAGGACCAGCCTGTCGATGCGCTCACCGAAGATGTGCTGTGA